From Fluviispira vulneris, a single genomic window includes:
- a CDS encoding pyridoxal phosphate-dependent aminotransferase, whose protein sequence is MKQNDNFDLQILYAKKFNELSNVGGDIRRMFMLGQKLLQENPQTDLIDLSLGNPDLEPPEIVTSSIINVLEKHEKGSHRYMDFAGLLDVRKFLAQELSKSENVKINEETVYLTVGAAGGIHILLRIFLDQGDEAIVFAPYFPEYIPYITNYNAKPIVVCSNDFHEPNLDEFRDKITEKTKVVLINSPNNPSGVLYSKETIDGIVMILEERRKKTGQCIQLISDEPYSRIVFHEKTIPSILERYRYSWLIRSFSKDIGLAGERIGFIAWSEDKTKLGFINALRNSARCLGYVGAPRLMQRILPLVYNARVDVQIYEKRVNKFIQILSEAGIKTIQPAAGFFVFPKSPIPDDRAFCETLVTKGVLCVPGSGFGCPGYFRASLTQDIKRIEEAAKRISDFKKYI, encoded by the coding sequence ATGAAGCAAAATGATAATTTTGACTTGCAAATTCTTTACGCAAAAAAATTTAATGAACTTTCAAATGTCGGTGGAGACATTCGAAGAATGTTCATGTTGGGGCAAAAACTGCTGCAAGAAAATCCACAAACGGATTTAATTGATTTATCGTTAGGCAATCCAGATTTAGAACCGCCAGAAATAGTTACGAGCTCAATTATAAATGTTTTAGAAAAACACGAAAAAGGTTCTCATCGATACATGGATTTTGCTGGACTGCTTGACGTGAGAAAGTTTCTTGCCCAAGAATTGTCTAAAAGTGAGAATGTAAAAATAAATGAGGAGACAGTATACTTAACGGTTGGTGCTGCAGGTGGAATTCATATTCTTTTACGCATATTTTTAGACCAAGGGGATGAAGCAATTGTCTTCGCTCCTTATTTCCCAGAATATATTCCCTATATTACTAATTATAATGCAAAACCGATTGTTGTGTGCTCAAATGATTTTCATGAACCAAATTTAGATGAATTTCGCGACAAAATTACAGAAAAAACTAAAGTAGTTTTGATTAATAGCCCAAATAATCCTTCTGGTGTTCTCTATAGCAAAGAAACAATTGATGGGATTGTTATGATCCTTGAAGAGCGAAGAAAAAAAACGGGGCAATGCATTCAACTTATTTCGGATGAACCTTATAGTAGAATCGTTTTTCATGAAAAAACCATTCCGTCAATTTTAGAAAGGTATAGATACAGTTGGTTGATCCGTTCCTTTTCAAAAGACATTGGCCTTGCTGGTGAACGAATAGGCTTTATTGCATGGAGTGAAGATAAGACAAAATTGGGTTTTATCAATGCATTACGTAACTCTGCACGCTGTTTAGGGTATGTTGGTGCGCCAAGACTGATGCAGAGAATTCTACCCCTTGTTTATAACGCGCGTGTAGATGTTCAGATTTATGAAAAACGAGTAAATAAATTTATCCAAATCTTATCTGAAGCCGGGATAAAAACAATTCAACCTGCTGCAGGATTCTTTGTATTCCCAAAATCTCCTATTCCAGATGATCGCGCCTTTTGCGAGACGTTAGTTACGAAAGGAGTTTTATGTGTGCCTGGCAGTGGTTTTGGTTGCCCTGGATATTTTAGAGCATCTTTAACTCAAGATATTAAAAGAATTGAAGAAGCCGCTAAACGTATATCTGATTTTAAAAAATACATATAA
- a CDS encoding HAD hydrolase-like protein, with translation MKIAVFDFDGVIADSRMAIFEAFKEISIRKKMPLITSDEIFNLSIKQILSKYKIRWYQIPHYLNLSRQIIFLNRDLITLDQQIIKMFENINFENIKFVILSSNSNNLINEFVQKNLPDIKFTEVIGGVSLFGKSRKIKQLAKRYSKNKNDFIYIGDEVRDIIAARRAAIKSVAVLWGKESEKLLTQEKPNYIAKSGYDLAQILNKFAQE, from the coding sequence ATGAAAATAGCAGTTTTTGATTTTGATGGAGTGATTGCTGACAGTCGTATGGCTATTTTTGAAGCATTTAAAGAGATCTCCATAAGAAAAAAAATGCCACTCATAACTAGCGATGAAATCTTCAATTTAAGCATTAAGCAAATATTGAGCAAATATAAAATTCGCTGGTATCAAATCCCTCATTATTTAAATTTATCTCGTCAAATTATTTTTCTAAATAGAGATCTCATAACTTTAGATCAACAAATTATTAAAATGTTTGAAAATATAAATTTTGAAAATATAAAGTTCGTTATTTTATCATCAAATTCTAACAATCTAATAAATGAATTTGTCCAAAAAAACCTTCCTGATATAAAATTCACAGAGGTTATTGGAGGCGTATCTCTCTTTGGCAAATCAAGAAAAATAAAACAATTAGCTAAACGATATTCAAAAAATAAAAATGATTTCATTTATATTGGTGATGAAGTCAGAGATATTATAGCAGCAAGAAGAGCTGCTATTAAATCAGTTGCAGTATTATGGGGTAAGGAAAGCGAAAAACTTCTGACTCAAGAAAAACCTAATTATATTGCTAAATCAGGTTATGATCTTGCACAGATTCTTAATAAATTTGCTCAAGAATAA